The genomic window GTCTATTAACAAGTGGTATGAGTTCTAAGTGCAAAACTTTCACGAGTAGATGGTGCTCGGGAGGGGTTGGGAATACTTCTGCCGCTGTCACAAGATCGTCCCCAACGAACTGCTCGTCCTGAGGCTGTCTGACTTGGGCTTCAAGGTGCAGATTGTGAGATCTAAGATGTATATTCAGCCGTCGCCATTGAATTGTTCTACAAGAGGAGGATTACAGGAAGGAAGCTCTCGCAGGAGCGCACACCACACACGCAACACTAGCCGTTATCCAATCGCCACCGTCTTCTATCTTGGATCAGGGTATTTGTAGGTTGGCACTCTAGGCCCATTCTGGCCCAGCTAGCCGAGCTGGAAGGCGAGGCTGTCTCTTGGGCCTGCTCTTCTCTTCTGTCGGCCCTTGGCCGGTCTCGGGATCGCTGACAATCCCACCCTCCTTAGAAACGGCTTGACCCCAAGCCGGCGCCCGGGGAAACTTTTGCTCCAGTGTCACCTTATCCTCCCAGGTGGCCATCTCGACAGGTGTAGCACTCCACTTGATCAAGACTTGAACAAGAGACCCAGAACCCCGACGAACCACTTTCTGATCCAAAATCTGCTCGGGGATTTGAAACTGAGTATTAGGGCTAGGCAGTTGAGGCAATATCTGATGCTTGGGTTGTAACActttcttcaggagagacacatgAAACACTGGATGAACTTTACTGTCCGCCGGCAATTGGAGCCGATAAGCCACTACCCCAATGCGTTCCAATATCTCAAACGGCCCATAAAATTTGAATGCCAGCTTATGGTTGGCCCTAGGAGCAACTGACGATTGCAAGTAAGGTTGCAGTTTCAGAAAAACTCGCTCCCCTACTGCAAATTCACGATCACTTTGATGTTTGTCTACCTATACCTTCATGCGCTGCTGTGCCCGCAATAGGTGCTGACGCACCGACTCCAGAATGACCTGCCTATCTGCAAGCCACTGATGCAAGTCCTCCGACTGAATTGCATCTTCTGCAGCCAATCCAAAATGACGTGGAGCATGGCCATATATAATTTCAAATGGAGTTTTCCCAGTAGCTGAGTGCCTGTTAGTGTTATACCAGAACTCACATAATGGAATCCATTTGGCCCATCAAGAAGGATGAGCACTGACAAAACATCTGAGAAAGCATTCGACTTGCTGATTAACCCTTTCCGTCTGCCCATCAGATTGTGGGTGGCCAGCCGTGCTCATTCTGAGTAGAACACCACACCTCTGAAATAACTCCATCCAAAACTTGCTAGTAAACACTCGGTCGCGATCAGAAACAATAGACAGTGGCATGCCATGTAATCGGTAAACTGTATTCAGAAATGCTTCAGCCACAGACTCTGCAGTAAATGGATGATGCAAAGGAACAAAATGTCCATACTTTGACAGCTTATCGATGACCACCAACAGACAATTGTAGCAACCAGAGGCAGGCAATCCCTCGACAAAATCCATAGTAACAATTTCCCAAGGTGTATTTGGAATTGGCAGAGGCTGCAGTAAACCTGGATAAGGCACTCATTCAGGTTTCGCCTGCTGACACACCAAGCATTGTTGCACATAAGTTTTTACAAATCCCCTCATATCTTTCCAGCGAAATAACTGACGAACTCTCCTGTAAGTTACCGGGAATCCAGAGTGCCCTCCGATAGGACTGTCATGGAATGTAGCCACAATTTTTGTATGCAGCTCAGGACATTGCCCCACCCATACAAATTTCCCTACTTTGAGGATTCCAGCCCTGAGAGAAAACTTCTTGTCAGAATTGGGAGCAGTAGCTAGTTTTTGTAGCAATGCAGAAGCAAATTGATCCTCTTGATAACTTTGCTCAATTTCTTGCAACCACGCAGGTTGAACATAAGTGACATTATGTAGTTCAGGCAACACATCAGCAATAGTATGTGGTCTGCGAGAAAGAGAGTCAGCAGCACTATTGTCAGATCCTTTCTTATAAGTAATAGTATATTGCATTCCCAACAATTTTGTAAGTGCTTTCTGCTGCCACTTAGTGTGTAAACGTTGCTCAGTCAAGCTTGCTAAGTTGCGCTGATCAGTTCTGATAACAAATTCAGAAACCTGAAGATACTGACACCACTGCTGAACTGCCAACAAAATAGCCAGATACTCCTTCTCATACACTCACAGATTCTGGTTCCTGGGCCCCAGTGCTTTACTGACATACGCTAGCGGATGACCATCTTGCATGAGCACAACCCCCACACCAACATCACAAGCATCTGTTTCCACCACAAAAGTTTTTGAGAAATCGGGAAAAGCCAAAACTGGAGCTGAGACTAGAGCTTGTTTCAACAGGACAAAAGCTTGGTTTTCTACATCTGTCCAGTGATATGGAACAACTTTCTTCAAGATATTTGGCAGTGGCTTCCTCAGCATTCCATAATGTGAAATAAACTTTCTGTAATAGCCAGCTAACCCCAAAAATCCCCTGACTTCCTTAGCAGAAACTGGAATTGGCCATTCTTGAATAGTAGAGATCTTAGCAGGGTCTGTAGCTACCCCTTCACTGATGACAATGCCCCAGATAACTAATTTTGTCTGAGCAAAAGCATATTTGGAGAGTTTCACATGCCACTTGTGTTTTTCCAACAAAGCCAACACTTGAGCCAGGTGTTCCAAATGTTGAGCATACGTTTTACTGAAGATGAGAATATCATCAAAGAAGACCACTGCACAAATTCTCAACACAGGTGATAGTGTGTCACACATTGCAAAATTGAAAGTGTTGGGTCCACCAGTCAGACCCATTGAGATCACCAAAAATTCATAATGCCCAATGTGAGTCTGAAAAGCAGTTTTATACTCTTCTCCAGGGGCCAGCCTTATCTGGTGATATCCAGCTCTCAAATCCAGCTTAGAAAACCAACAAGATCCTGCCAACTCATCCAGTAACTCATCAATGACTGAAATAAGAAATTTACTTTTAACTGTCAAAGCATTTAGATGTCTAAAATCAATGACAAGCCTCCATGTCTTGTCCTTCTTTTGCACCAAAATCATAGGTGAAGAGAAGCGACTGTTGTTGTGCCTAATAATGCCAGAAGTCAACATCTCCTGAACTTGTTTTTCCAACTCATCTTTTAACACCAGAGCCTGTCTATAAGGTCTGACTAAGAAGGGGTGAGCTCCAGGAATTAGTGGGATAGTATGATCATACTTCCTCCTTGGAGGTAATCCTTTTGGGACCTCAAAAACAAAACTGGATTGTGTCAACACTTGTTGGATCTCTACAGGTAATTCAGATGTAACTGTTTCAGTACCAATGAGCAGGGCAGATAATTCAATCAGAGCAAAAGCTTGTGGAGTTGCATCCTGTCCCAACAGGGTCACCAGCTCACCCTGGAACTGAAATGAAAGCCAGTGTTTTACCCAATCCACCTACATAGGGCTATGACTTGCTAGCCAGTCCAGACCTAGTATCCCATCATAAGACGCCCAGTGGAAAAACTTTGAAATCATTGACAAATTCATGACCTGCACAAAACCATTGTCCCTTTTGCAACTGCTGATTACAAGGTACCAGAGTTCCATTAGCCACCTTAACCATGGACACAAGCATGGGGATAACACCTTGCAATTTACCAGCTAGAGCACAATCCACAAATGAGTGTGTACTTCCAGAATCCACTAAGAAAATCATGGGTTGACCCTGCAGTTGTACTTTCAGTTTCATAGTTGTAACTGCAGGTGCAGAAATCTTTCCCGGAGCAGCAGCAGACAGGAAAATTGCATTAGCCTCACCAACCACCTCTTCTTCAGTATCACTGACATCCGATGGCATGTTCTGAACATAATCAAGCATCTCCTGCACAACATGCAACTGTACCTCCTGCTTGCAATGATGATCGCGAGCCCAGCGCTCTCCACAAATGAAACAAAGGCCCTTGGACTTGCGGTAAGCTCGAAGTGAAGCCCAGCGGTCATCTGTAACTGCTGCAGACCGACTGGTGTCAGTCAACTTTTTCTCATCATTGATGCGAGCTACAGGCGCTCGAGATGCTGTTGTAGTTGTTGAGCGCTTACTATTGTTTGCACTGCTTCCTGTAAACAGAGACTGATCGCCCAGTTCTTCAGAAAAAAGTGCAAGTGCATACGCCGAATCCAAATCGGATGGCTGCTGAATTCCGACTAACAGCCGCATTGATGGCACTAGCCCTTCCATAAAACGAGTGACATAATGGACAGTACTCAGATTGGATTCATAAGCAGTCAACTGATCATACAATTCCGAGAAACGGTCAACGTAATCCTCTACCGTGCTCGTCTGTCGAATATGAAACATCTGACGGACAAGGTTCTGATGCTTGTTGCGTCCAAAACGAGACTGTAACAGCCCACAGAATTCAGACCAATTGACATTAGGTGCTCTAACCAACGAGACATTGTACCCTCGAACTGTGAAGACGCAAATGAAATCCAGTGGTGCTGAGGAGTGTTCCAAAACTTAAAGTAATCCTCACAACGAGATTGCCACAGTTTCGGATTTGAACCATCGAACCGTGGAAGCTCAATTCGGGGACCAAAATTCACCACATCCGGAACAAGGGCTCGGAAATTCTCAGCAGCAGGAATCATCTGACGCGAATGGACTGGATCTGTGTGCATACCTCGAACTGGTGGAGGGATGTAACAGGGACCCGAACTCCTCTGCTCCAGTTCAGCCCGATTTCCGTTCGATCCACTGGATCCACCGCTCGCTGATGCAGGGGGAGGTCCTTGACCAGGCTCCCTTGGCGAAACGGGCGCCGAGGTCGCCGACGTGGATCCTCGCTCGGCCCCAAGTTCACCCCACAGTTCATCGAGGTCGACTCCGATGGCGAGCTTGACGTCGTCGATGTGCCCGGACAGCTGATCCAGTTTGATGTCCAGCTTGGCGAAGGCGTTGACCACCTCCTCGTTGTGCTCCGTTGTAGCCTTGGCGAGGGCGACGTCGAAATCCGCGTGCAGGTACTCGTAAATCGCGCGGGTCTCCGGGGAAATTTTCTCCATAGCTTCTGCCCGGCGGCGCACGGCGAGGCGGGTGTGGCGGGGAGGTATAGGTGGCTCCAGGATGGGACGGCTCTGATACCAGATTGTGAGATCTAAGATGTATATTCAGCCATCGCTATTGAATTGTTCTACAAGAGGAGGATTACAGGAAGGAAGCTCTCGCAGGAGCGCACACCACACACGCAACACTAGCCGTTATCCAATCGCCACCGTCTTCTATCTTGGATCAGGGTATTTGTAGGTTGGCACTCTAGGCCCATTCTGGCCCAGCTAGCCGAGTCGGAAGGCGAGGCTGTCTCTTGGGCCTGCTCTTCTCTTCTGTCGGCCCTTGGCCCGTCTCGGGATCGCTGACACAGATCtacaccgcctccacctccaccatgTGAATATTCAGGTGCCAAAAGCACTGCTGTCAGGGCGGCATTCAGCATATGCTCCTTGGATAGCTTATCATCTTGTTGTCAATTCAAGCTTGACGCCTCTTTTGCTGCCAAACATGTATATTTTGCCACTGTTAAATTGTGTGTTAATGATGTCGAAGTAGTGTTAATTCAGTTGTTGATCACATGTGATATGTCTAATGTGAAGTATGCGGCATTTGGGTGGTAAAGCCACCATATTTAAATGGGGTGAGCAAAACATCTACGTGTACACACTCAAATAGTTGTGGTTTGCATCTGCTTACCCCTGAAGCAGAAATGCAAACACCAAACAACATGCCTAACCTGAAGCAGAAATGCAAACAACCAAACAACATGCCTAATTTGGCCACTGATGCATGCAGGCTAACAAACAACGTGAACTACATGATTTTTAGTCTGCATTAGCTCAGCCGGGTGCAGTAGAGTCGCACATGCAAGGGGGCGAAAAAGATGCTGGTAAACGAACACGCCCTTGAAGCCAAACTACAGAGGAAAACGAACAGGGCAAAATATTCAGGCGAGCTGAAACACCCGATTTCATCAGCAGAGCTGCATAAAAGATTCAAGGAAATATCGTTGCATTTTGTGGTGGCAATTTCAGGTGAAGGTAGTGAATAGATTATGACTACAAGATCACCTACGGAGAGTCGACGGCGTTTCCGATCAGAAAAAGGGAGCTCTATATACAGCTTGGCATGACTTACGAAATCTCTGCAGGAATTGTGCACCTTCTACTTATAGTCTGGCACTGATACGTGAAAAAAATGCATGCACTGATGCACAGTTGTATGATTTCAGTGCAGTTCATGAAAGAAACACTGGTTAGTAAATTGCTTGATTCATTGCTCCAACAAATTGCCATTGTCATGCAAAGATGCGAAACTACAGAGTAAAACAAACAGGACAGAACATTCTAGATAGCTCACAGTGCCACTGAAACAACAGTTTTTCATCAGCAGAGCTGGGTAACAGGATTCAAGGAAAAATCCCACGGCGTTTTTGCAGTGAATAGATTATGACTACAGGATCACCTACGGGGAGTCGACGACGTCTCGTAGAAAAATGGGAGTTCTAGGGCTCGACAAAGGCATTCATTTATACAGCTCGCCATGCCAAATAGGGTTATGAAATCTTTATGTGCAACGCAATACGGTGTTGTCCAAGTTAGGTTGGCACTGGCTCGCCAACGGATGATGATGGGTCAACTTCACCACTCTTACTGTCCTCAGAATCCATGAAACCTTGTTTGAAGCGATCATAATTTGTTGGCTCATCTGTCTTGAATGGGCGTTCTCCAAGAACCCGGATCAGATCATCCTGATGGAGGACCTCCTTCTCAAGCAAAAGCTCTGCAACTTGGGCAACTTTGTCCTTGTGCTTCCTTATCAGCTCAGTAGTGGTGTTGTAGGCCTTGGCAACCAATTCCCTCACCTCAGTGTCAATCATGGATGCGGTCTGCCCGCTATATGGCTTGTCCATCCAAAAACCATCATCCCTTTGAGGGAAAGATAGAAGCCCAACCTTTTCACTGAAGCCATATACTGCAACCTGCTGGTAAGTCATTTTAGTAACTTTCTCCAGATCATTCTGAGCACCAGTCGAGATCTTCCCAATCAAAACCTGGGGAGGAAAGAAAAATTATGCCACTCACTAGGTTGCTACGACAACAAAACTCGGTTATACAAGCAAAGGATCTATGAGATGTTGTGTTACCTCCTCAGCGGCTCGGCCACCTAGGGTCATGCATGTCCTGTCAAAAAACTGTTCTTTTGTCATCAAAAGATTCTCACTTGGTACGTACTGAGCAAAGCCTAGAGCAGCTGTTCCACGAGGTACAATTGTAACTTTAAGGAGTGGCTCTGCATGCTCCAAAAACCATCCAGCAACAGCATGACCAGATTCATGGTAAGCAACGGTTCGACGCTCCAGTTTGCTAATGACCTACACGGATCAATAAGTACATAGTCAAGAATATGAATATCAGTACCGTATGTCCATTTATCTATAGTTCAATTAAAGTCACATCGTATCAAGGCATGCCTTCCACTAGCTGCATCCAATGTTGTATTATTTACACTGGACAGTAGATACAGCGAGATTATCTTAACTACTGGATTGGGGCTAAATGGAATCTTACCGTATTTTTCTTCTCCAAGCCTCCAATTACCCTATCAATTGCAGATTCAAAATGCTGCATTGTAATCAGTTTCTCATCTCTTCTTGCAGTAATTAAAGCAGCCTCGTTACAGATATTGGCAATATCTGCTCCAGCAAATCCAGGTGTCAACGCAGCTAATCTTTGTGAATAGAACGACGGCTCCTTATCCAGTTTTAGCTTTGCAAGGTAGATGCGGAATATTTGTTCACGGCCATTTATGTCCGGCCTATCAATACTTATCTGACGATCAAATCTTCCCGGTCTTAGCAAAGCCTGATCCAGGATGTCAGGTCTATTTGTGCCAGCAAGTACAACAACCCCAGCTGTTGTTCCAAACCCATCCATCTCTACAAGCAACTGGTTCAACGTGTTTTCACGCTCACTATTCCCACCGGAAAACCCTCCACGGCCTCTTGCACGACCAATtgcatcaatttcatcaataaaTACAATACTGGGTGCACATTCCCGAGCTTCTTGAAATAAGCTTCTCACCCTGGATGGTCCAACACCAACAAACATTTCCAAGAAGTCTGAACCAGAAATAGACAAGAAAGGTACACCAGACTCTCCAGCAGTAGCTTTAGCAAGGAGAGTCTTTCCTGTGCCAGGGGGGCCACAAAGAAGAGCACCCTTCGGTATTTTAGCTCCCAGTGCTTCATATTTGTCAGGATTTTTCAGGAAATGAACAAATTCCATGATTTCTTGTTTAGCTTCATCACAACCAGCTACATCCTTAAAGAAAACCTGCAATATACAAAAAAAAGGATTACTTGAGTTGAACCATATTTGTGTTCAGCTTTGCTGTTGTTTGGCAATGATGAACCCAGTCAAAGCTCCTTTACTATATGATGGAAGCAAGAAATGATCTTACAGATTGTATCAAATTAGCGATGGAACAAAACAGCAGACACAGAAACTAACCTTGTTTTTGGAGTTTTTATCC from Triticum aestivum cultivar Chinese Spring chromosome 3B, IWGSC CS RefSeq v2.1, whole genome shotgun sequence includes these protein-coding regions:
- the LOC123071386 gene encoding ATP-dependent zinc metalloprotease FTSH 3, mitochondrial, with the translated sequence MSLSTLSRALARSSRSRQGYLLGGHGVFRAPLPSPSPPPSPLLPGGEGAGLRLVRRYLTSALGSRAAAANGAGKVRDGRSLLANSQSRRLFSDQSKKNFPKEKEVPKGDGSNKSESKNESNSGGQPNVQEKLLKLFQDSIGPVFLLGLLLATLSGSSEKEISFQEFKNKLLEPGLVDRIVVINKTVAKVHVRSSPSTKQNQHSDTSITTSHLPGQEPPSKYKYYFNIGSVDSFEEKLEEAQEALGIDRHDYIPVIYADKISWFQEIMEFAPTLFIVGLLYVVGRKMSISIGGGSGQGGRSIFSIGKAQVTKMDKNSKNKVFFKDVAGCDEAKQEIMEFVHFLKNPDKYEALGAKIPKGALLCGPPGTGKTLLAKATAGESGVPFLSISGSDFLEMFVGVGPSRVRSLFQEARECAPSIVFIDEIDAIGRARGRGGFSGGNSERENTLNQLLVEMDGFGTTAGVVVLAGTNRPDILDQALLRPGRFDRQISIDRPDINGREQIFRIYLAKLKLDKEPSFYSQRLAALTPGFAGADIANICNEAALITARRDEKLITMQHFESAIDRVIGGLEKKNTVISKLERRTVAYHESGHAVAGWFLEHAEPLLKVTIVPRGTAALGFAQYVPSENLLMTKEQFFDRTCMTLGGRAAEEVLIGKISTGAQNDLEKVTKMTYQQVAVYGFSEKVGLLSFPQRDDGFWMDKPYSGQTASMIDTEVRELVAKAYNTTTELIRKHKDKVAQVAELLLEKEVLHQDDLIRVLGERPFKTDEPTNYDRFKQGFMDSEDSKSGEVDPSSSVGEPVPT